TACAAACAACTTCGGTTCTCGTTTGGCAATTTTACCGAGCCAGTATGTGGCCCGCCGCTGATGTCTTTCGAGTTTCTTATACTTTCGTCGCGCCCAGCGGACCAAAGCCCGATCCATGTGT
The Bacillota bacterium genome window above contains:
- a CDS encoding group II intron reverse transcriptase/maturase, which produces HMDRALVRWARRKYKKLERHQRRATYWLGKIAKREPKLFVHWEMGIRPTAG